A window of the Lactuca sativa cultivar Salinas chromosome 5, Lsat_Salinas_v11, whole genome shotgun sequence genome harbors these coding sequences:
- the LOC111882916 gene encoding wall-associated receptor kinase 5, protein MLALAWIIRIFFSIQKRKLMKLREKFFEQNGGVLLKQKLNSQDDTYTMTVYSIEQLRKAIDNYSNERIVGRRGFGVVYKGVLSDKRVVAIKKSISVGKTEKEQFINEVLVITKIIHGNVIKLLGCRLEDKVPILVYEFNPNNTLFHHIHNEEGGTSWSSWETRLRLVAEAASALAYLHSHATTPIMHRGVKSANILLDDDFSAKLSDFGISMLFSIKEENVNTVVQGTLGYLDPKYQHTHTQYKRKEACV, encoded by the coding sequence ATGTTGGCATTAGCTTGGATCATTAGGATATTCTTTAGCATCCAGAAGAGGAAACTTATGAAGCTACGAGAGAAGTTTTTTGAGCAAAATGGTGGTGTGCTTCTCAAACAAAAACTGAATTCACAAGACGATACTTACACCATGACTGTATATAGCATCGAACAACTTCGAAAAGCAATCGATAACTATTCAAATGAGCGAATTGTGGGGCGAAGAGGTTTTGGGGTTGTTTATAAAGGAGTACTGTCGGATAAACGCGTTGTTGCAATAAAGAAGTCTATTTCGGTGGGTAAGACCGAAAAGGAACAATTTATCAATGAGGTATTGGTAATAACGAAAATCATCCATGGAAATGTCATTAAACTGTTGGGCTGTCGTTTGGAAGATAAGGTACCGATACTAGTGTATGAGTTCAATCCCAATAACACACTTTTCCATCACATTCATAATGAAGAGGGTGGAACGAGTTGGTCATCATGGGAGACTCGATTGAGGCTTGTTGCAGAAGCTGCATCTGCACTTGCATACCTTCATTCTCATGCCACCACCCCCATCATGCACAGAGGTGTCAAGTCTGCAAATATATTATTAGATGATGACTTCAGTGCAAAATTGTCTGATTTTGGTATTTCCATGTTGTTTTCTATAAAAGAAGAAAATGTCAACACTGTTGTTCAGGGCACACTTGGGTACTTGGATCCTAAgtaccaacacacacacacacaatataaACGAAAAGAGGCATGTGTATAG